The following are from one region of the Jeongeupia sp. USM3 genome:
- a CDS encoding helicase-related protein yields the protein MTDIPEPAEEAGNALADYLHTCRATLVTTDGSYAVSVHGEIVVGDRTVPYHLVPDAGFLGKTAKWRKLTATAKLALLQERWNKAALHTLEAALVECADAVIDIATECELDPTGALNALQAKYERASDRCKVALARIEAQRGTRVASHQAEKTRDAINLSLYPESFTTAQAMPRHFIAVLGPTNSGKTHAAMEHLAQARSGAYLAPLRLLALENYQRLLDAGVATSLITGEQRKLHPGATHVASTVEMFNPNRPIDVAVIDEIQLLDDPDRGAAWTAAVCGVPANTVYLLGALEAQQAIESLVHRIGGTLEVRKLERKSPLKMDPQPLGSLKNLKPGDVLIAFSRREVLNWRDQAIAEGFAVSAIYGNLSPEVRQAQAERFVSGDTKIVVGTDAIGMGLNTPARRVIFTTSNKWDGYSEGTITAALAKQIAGRAGRFGAHEAGFVAGFDARTHKVISELLREKIEPLPATGFFVAPNLDYLQQISKATGQTKLFALLELFTKHINVHDEFFVPANLSDQMEKARWLDTLKLSLEDRYTFSLCPVSTKIPMLENALQDWARDRADGKPSPLLRIEGIGGRNALQYLEDSCKLYAAYAWLGYRMADTFPHEELAQSLMKTTSEKIDLMLQQQNQQHRRQPDTPRRGGRRRFGPR from the coding sequence ATGACCGACATACCCGAGCCAGCCGAAGAAGCCGGCAACGCCCTCGCCGACTACCTGCACACCTGTCGCGCCACCCTGGTGACCACCGACGGCAGCTATGCCGTCTCGGTGCACGGCGAGATCGTCGTCGGCGATCGCACCGTTCCCTACCATCTGGTGCCCGACGCCGGCTTCCTCGGCAAGACCGCCAAGTGGCGCAAGCTGACGGCGACGGCCAAGCTCGCACTGCTGCAGGAGCGCTGGAACAAGGCCGCGCTGCACACGCTGGAAGCCGCACTGGTCGAGTGCGCCGACGCGGTCATCGACATCGCGACCGAGTGCGAGCTCGATCCGACCGGCGCGCTGAACGCGCTGCAGGCCAAGTACGAGCGCGCCAGCGACCGCTGCAAGGTCGCGCTGGCGCGGATCGAGGCGCAGCGCGGCACCCGCGTCGCGAGCCACCAGGCGGAAAAGACGCGCGACGCGATCAACCTCTCGCTGTACCCGGAATCGTTCACCACCGCGCAGGCGATGCCGCGGCACTTCATCGCCGTGCTCGGCCCGACCAACTCGGGCAAGACGCACGCGGCGATGGAACATCTGGCGCAGGCCAGGTCCGGCGCCTATCTCGCGCCGCTGCGGCTGCTGGCGCTGGAAAACTACCAGCGCCTGCTCGACGCCGGCGTCGCCACCAGCCTGATCACCGGCGAGCAGCGCAAGCTGCACCCCGGCGCGACCCACGTCGCCAGCACCGTCGAGATGTTCAACCCGAACAGGCCGATCGACGTCGCCGTGATCGACGAGATCCAGCTGCTCGACGACCCGGACCGCGGCGCGGCGTGGACCGCTGCCGTGTGCGGCGTGCCGGCCAACACCGTTTATCTGCTCGGCGCGCTCGAAGCGCAGCAGGCGATCGAGTCGCTGGTCCACCGCATCGGCGGCACGCTCGAAGTACGCAAGCTCGAGCGCAAGTCGCCGCTGAAGATGGACCCGCAGCCGCTCGGTTCGCTGAAGAACCTCAAGCCCGGCGACGTGCTGATCGCGTTCTCGCGCCGCGAGGTGCTCAACTGGCGCGACCAGGCGATTGCCGAAGGCTTCGCCGTCTCGGCGATCTACGGCAACCTCTCGCCCGAAGTGCGGCAGGCGCAGGCCGAGCGCTTCGTCTCCGGCGACACCAAGATCGTCGTCGGCACCGACGCGATCGGCATGGGGCTGAACACGCCGGCGCGCCGGGTGATCTTCACCACGTCGAACAAGTGGGACGGCTACAGCGAAGGCACGATCACCGCGGCGCTGGCCAAGCAGATCGCCGGCCGCGCCGGCCGCTTCGGCGCGCACGAGGCCGGCTTTGTCGCCGGTTTCGACGCCCGCACCCACAAGGTCATCTCCGAGCTGCTGCGCGAGAAGATCGAGCCGCTGCCGGCGACCGGCTTCTTCGTCGCACCCAACCTCGACTACCTGCAGCAGATTTCCAAGGCCACCGGCCAGACCAAGCTGTTCGCGCTGCTCGAGCTGTTCACCAAGCACATCAACGTCCACGACGAGTTCTTCGTGCCGGCCAACCTCAGCGACCAGATGGAAAAGGCGCGCTGGCTCGATACGCTGAAGCTGTCGCTCGAAGACCGCTACACCTTCAGCCTGTGTCCGGTGTCGACCAAGATTCCGATGCTGGAGAACGCGCTGCAGGACTGGGCACGCGACCGTGCCGACGGCAAGCCGTCGCCGCTGCTGCGGATCGAGGGCATCGGCGGGCGCAATGCGCTGCAGTACCTCGAAGACAGCTGCAAGCTGTACGCCGCCTACGCCTGGCTCGGCTACCGGATGGCCGATACCTTCCCGCACGAGGAACTCGCGCAGTCGCTGATGAAAACGACGTCGGAGAAGATCGACCTGATGCTGCAGCAGCAGAACCAGCAGCATCGCCGGCAGCCCGACACGCCCAGGCGCGGCGGCCGGCGGCGTTTCGGGCCGCGCTAG
- a CDS encoding HD-GYP domain-containing protein: MSQSEGHSRRMHAGAPAAPRFVGAGLRSDEIADHAQLALQRLPTLATLMARSVDPLGYRHGLQALALPQPLSRRLGRLAAEHPDLYQHHLVVAIVADFLAAGLQFADTDRQALLLAALFHDAGLADLDAMAQVGDYSKAPLNLIDAHPAMAARLLRDCPDVPEATVIAVLQHHERPDGSGYPSRLAHDALQPLGQLLAIAEAAGSVLPHRRPLALLIWLRLVRPGFRTDAIDLLVRGLHGIVLPGYSRPSESRLLILSEQLGGQAALFDDWLAQREHLRALALPDFVIERLDRIYGMLAQLGIDPQRIELALDSVADDELVTQELLALVQEIDWQLGDLLRDIERQTSPQSNWPGWRLELEALVQRLRAARGERG, from the coding sequence ATGTCACAGTCGGAAGGCCACTCCCGCCGTATGCATGCCGGCGCCCCGGCGGCGCCGCGTTTCGTCGGCGCCGGGCTGCGCAGCGACGAAATCGCCGACCATGCCCAGCTGGCGCTGCAGCGCCTGCCGACGCTGGCGACGCTGATGGCGCGCTCGGTCGACCCGCTCGGCTACCGGCACGGCCTGCAGGCGCTGGCGCTGCCGCAGCCGCTGTCGCGCCGGCTCGGCCGGCTCGCCGCCGAGCACCCGGACCTGTACCAGCACCATCTGGTCGTCGCGATCGTCGCCGATTTCCTCGCCGCCGGGCTGCAGTTTGCCGATACAGACCGGCAGGCGCTGCTGCTGGCGGCGCTGTTCCACGACGCAGGGCTGGCCGATCTCGACGCAATGGCGCAGGTCGGCGACTACAGCAAGGCGCCGCTGAACCTGATCGACGCGCATCCGGCGATGGCGGCCAGGCTGCTGCGCGACTGTCCCGACGTGCCCGAGGCCACGGTGATCGCGGTGCTGCAGCACCACGAGCGCCCCGACGGCAGCGGCTACCCGTCGCGGCTGGCGCACGATGCGCTGCAGCCGCTGGGACAGTTGCTGGCGATCGCCGAGGCAGCGGGGTCGGTGCTGCCGCATCGCCGGCCGCTGGCGCTGCTGATCTGGCTGCGGCTGGTGCGGCCGGGTTTCCGCACCGACGCGATCGACCTGCTGGTGCGCGGGCTGCACGGCATCGTGCTGCCCGGTTACAGCCGGCCTTCCGAATCGCGCTTGCTGATCCTGTCCGAGCAGCTCGGCGGGCAGGCGGCGCTGTTCGACGACTGGCTGGCCCAGCGCGAGCATCTGCGCGCGCTGGCCTTGCCGGATTTCGTCATCGAGCGGCTCGACCGGATCTACGGGATGCTCGCGCAACTGGGCATCGACCCGCAACGGATCGAACTGGCGCTCGACAGCGTCGCCGACGACGAACTGGTGACGCAGGAGCTGCTGGCGCTGGTGCAGGAGATCGACTGGCAGCTCGGCGACCTCTTGCGCGACATCGAGCGCCAGACCTCGCCGCAGTCGAACTGGCCGGGCTGGCGACTCGAACTCGAGGCGCTGGTCCAGCGCCTGCGCGCCGCACGCGGCGAACGCGGCTAG
- a CDS encoding LysR family transcriptional regulator, giving the protein MELRTLRAFAEVARCGSFTLAAERLFVTQPTVSKLVRQLEDELGQQLFVREGKRPRLTDAGSVVLVHAERMLADAGQLHAELAGLSGLARGELRIGVPSLGGRVFVALISEFKRHYPGVELKLFEDGAIAIEAALLAGELELGGLLHPVDDPRYQTLTLVRDRLALIAPERSAWAHRPRIALAELADEPFILFTPGFALNDRIVSACGEAGFAPQVTGRSGQPGLIQAMVRGGIGVALLPTSEIAASARDGLAVCELEAEIPWEIALAWPRDAYLSHAARAWLALAQARYG; this is encoded by the coding sequence ATGGAATTGCGGACCCTGCGCGCGTTTGCCGAAGTCGCCCGCTGCGGCAGCTTCACGCTCGCCGCCGAGCGGCTGTTCGTCACCCAGCCGACGGTGAGCAAGCTCGTGCGCCAGCTCGAGGACGAACTGGGGCAGCAGCTGTTCGTGCGCGAAGGCAAGCGTCCGCGGCTGACCGACGCCGGCAGCGTGGTGCTGGTGCATGCCGAGCGGATGCTCGCCGACGCCGGCCAGCTGCACGCCGAGCTGGCCGGCCTCTCCGGGCTGGCGCGCGGCGAGCTGCGCATCGGCGTGCCCTCGCTCGGCGGCCGGGTGTTCGTGGCGCTGATCAGCGAGTTCAAGCGTCATTACCCGGGCGTCGAGCTCAAGCTGTTCGAGGACGGCGCGATCGCGATCGAGGCCGCATTGCTCGCCGGCGAGCTCGAACTTGGCGGCCTGCTGCACCCGGTCGACGATCCGCGCTACCAGACGCTGACCCTGGTGCGCGACCGGCTGGCCCTGATCGCGCCCGAGCGCTCGGCCTGGGCGCACCGGCCGCGGATTGCGCTGGCCGAACTGGCCGACGAGCCGTTCATCCTGTTCACGCCGGGTTTCGCGCTCAACGACCGGATCGTCTCGGCGTGCGGCGAGGCGGGCTTTGCGCCGCAGGTCACCGGCCGCAGCGGCCAGCCCGGGCTGATCCAGGCGATGGTGCGCGGCGGCATCGGCGTGGCGCTGCTGCCGACGTCGGAAATCGCCGCGTCGGCGCGCGACGGGCTGGCGGTGTGCGAACTCGAGGCCGAGATCCCGTGGGAAATTGCACTGGCGTGGCCGCGCGACGCCTACCTCTCGCACGCCGCGCGCGCGTGGCTGGCGCTGGCGCAGGCGCGTTACGGCTGA